A single window of Pyrus communis chromosome 10, drPyrComm1.1, whole genome shotgun sequence DNA harbors:
- the LOC137748807 gene encoding small ribosomal subunit protein uS15-like isoform X1 yields MGRMHSRGKGISASALPYKRTPPSWLKTSTQDVEENICKFAKKGLTPSQIGVILRDSHGIAQVKSVTGSKILRILKAHGLAPEIPEDLYHLIKKAVSIRKHLERNRKDKDSKFRLILVESRIHRLARYYKKTKKLPPVWKYESTTASTLVA; encoded by the exons ATGGGGCGTATGCACAGCAGAGG AAAGGGTATTTCAGCTTCGGCTTTGCCGTACAAGAGGACCCCACCTAGCTGGTTGAAGACCTCTACACAGGAT GTTGAGGAGAACATCTGTAAGTTTGCCAAGAAGGGTCTGACACCCTCTCAAATTGGTGTTATTCTTCGTGATTCTCACGGTATTGCTCAGGTGAAGAGTGTCACTGGCAGCAAGATCTTGCGTATTCTGAAGGCTCATG GTCTTGCCCCTGAAATTCCTGAGGATCTTTACCACCTGATCAAGAAGGCTGTCTCAATCAGGAAGCATTTGGAGAGGAACAGGAAGGACAAGGATTCTAAATTTAGACTGATTCTGGTTGAGAGCAGAATCCATCGCCTTGCTCGTTACTACAAGAAGACAAAGAAGCTTCCACCAGTCTGGAAGTA TGAATCGACGACCGCCAGCACTCTTGTGGCTTAG
- the LOC137748807 gene encoding small ribosomal subunit protein uS15-like isoform X2, whose translation MGRMHSRGKGISASALPYKRTPPSWLKTSTQDVEENICKFAKKGLTPSQIGVILRDSHGIAQVKSVTGSKILRILKAHGLAPEIPEDLYHLIKKAVSIRKHLERNRKDKDSKFRLILVESRIHRLARYYKKTKKLPPVWKYESTTASTLVA comes from the exons ATGGGGCGTATGCACAGCAGAGG AAAGGGTATTTCAGCTTCGGCTTTGCCGTACAAGAGGACCCCACCTAGCTGGTTGAAGACCTCTACACAGGAT GTTGAGGAGAACATCTGTAAGTTTGCCAAGAAGGGTCTGACACCCTCTCAAATTGGTGTTATTCTTCGTGATTCTCACGGTATTGCTCAGGTGAAGAGTGTCACTGGCAGCAAGATCTTGCGTATTCTGAAGGCTCATG GTCTTGCCCCTGAAATTCCTGAGGATCTTTACCACCTGATCAAGAAGGCTGTCTCAATCAGGAAGCATTTGGAGAGGAACAGGAAGGACAAGGATTCTAAATTTAGACTGATTCTGGTTGAGAGCAGAATCCATCGCCTTGCTCGTTACTACAAGAAGACAAAGAAGCTTCCACCAGTCTGGAAGTA
- the LOC137747181 gene encoding uncharacterized protein, with product QMLAYGASADQVDEITRMGKTTVLESLMRFCSAIEALYTNEYLRQPTPRDMRRLLRKGEMRGFPGMIGSIDCMHWTWKNCPSTWQEAYGAQNDINVLAQSPVFDELLQGNGPRCTYWVNGNKYEGPYYLADGIYPRWLTFVKTVPHPQSEKEKHFVKCQEGCRKDIERCFGILQARWAIVRAAARMFDVEALRSIMMTCIILHNMIVE from the exons caaatgcttgcatatggagcatctgcagatcaagtggatgagatcacaaggatgggaaaaacaacagttctggagtccctaatgcggttttgctctgcaattgaagccctctacaccaatgagtaccttcggcaacccacgccaagggacatgcgaaggcttctgaggaagggtgagatgcgaggcttccctggcatgattggaagcatcgactgcatgcactggacatggaaaaactgtccaagtacGTGGCAAGAagcttatg gagctcagaatgacataaatgtccttgcccaatctccagtgtttgacgaactgctacaaggaaatgggccgagatgcacatattgggttaatggtaataaatacgagggaccatactaccttgcagatggtatttacccaaggtggttaacatttgtcaaaacagtgccacatccgcagagtgaaaaagagaaacacttcgtaaagtgtcaagaagggtgtaggaaggatatcgagcgttgttttggtatcctgcaagctcgttgggccattgtcagggctgcagctagaatgtttgatgtcgaggctcttcgatccatcatgatgacgtgtattattctccacaacatgattgttgaa
- the LOC137749012 gene encoding eukaryotic translation initiation factor 3 subunit I-like → MRPILMKGHERPLTFLKYNRDGDLLFSCAKDHKPTVWFADNGEHLGTYRGHNGAVWCCDVSRDSSRLITGSADQTAKLWDVQTGRLLFTFNFDSPARAVDLSVGDRLAVITTDPFMGLTSAIHVKRIDRDPEDQVGESILILKGPKGRINRAVWGPLNRTIISAGEDAVIRIWDAETGKLLKENDQEVGHKKTITSLTKSADGSHFLTGSLDQSAKLWDTRELTLIKTYVTERPVNAVAMSPLLDHVVLGGGQYAGDVTRTDHRAGKFEAKFYDKILEEEIGGVKGHFGPLNALAFNPDGRSFSSGGEDGFIRLHHFDPDYFNIKI, encoded by the exons ATGAGGCCAATACTGATGAAGGGGCATGAGAGGCCCTTGACCTTCCTCAAGTACAACAGGGACGGCGACCTCCTCTTCTCTTGCGCCAAGGATCACAAACCCACCGTCTGGTTCGCCGACAATGGGGAGCACCTCGGCACCTACCGCGGCCACAATGGCGCCGTTTGGTGCTGCGACGTTTCCCGGGACTCCTCCCGCCTCATCACTGGTAGCGCTGATCAGACCGCCAAGCTCTGGGACGTTCAGACCGGCCGACTGCTCTTCACCTTCAACTTTGACTCCCCGGCCAGGGCTGTTGACTTATCCGTCGGCGATCGGCTGGCTGTTATCACCACCGACCCCTTCATGGGGCTCACTTCCGCGATTCACGTCAAGCGCATTGACAGAGACCCCGAAGATC AGGTTGGTGAATCGATTTTGATTCTCAAGGGACCTAAGGGACGAATTAATAGAGCTGTTTGGGGGCCCTTGAACAGAACCATCATAAGCGCCGGAGAAGACGCAGTTATTCGCATTTGGGATGCAGAG ACCGGTAAATTACTTAAGGAGAACGACCAGGAAGTGGGTCACAAAAAGACGATAACTTCACTTACAAAATCCGCCGATGGTTCACATTTCCTAACTGGTTCCCTTGAtcaatctgccaag CTTTGGGATACTAGAGAGTTGACACTTATCAAGACCTATGTGACAGAGCGTCCAGTCAATGCTGTTGCAATGTCTCCTCTTCTTGATCAT GTGGTACTTGGTGGTGGTCAGTATGCAGGAGATGTCACCAGAACTGATCATCGTGCTGGGAAATTCGAAGCCAAATTCTACGACAAG ATTCttgaagaagagattggagGTGTTAAAGGGCATTTTGGACCTTTAAATGCTTTGGCTTTCAATCCCGACGGCAGAAG TTTCTCAAGTGGAGGTGAGGATGGATTCATACGTCTGCATCACTTCGACCCTGATTACTTCAACATCAAGATTTAG
- the LOC137748805 gene encoding uncharacterized protein, whose translation MDNNNRNVSSSSTSRSGGGGRDWEVKNHSETSKGRGGGGGGGSGKDKIDALGRLLTRILRHMAGELSLNMRSDGYVKVNDLLKLNIKTFANIPLRSHTIDEIKEAVRKDNKQRFGLLEENGELLIRANQGHTTTIVESERLLTPILSSEEVPVCVHGTYRKNLESILGSGLKTMKRLHVHFSRGLPTDGQVISGMRCSANVLIYLDVKKALEEGMKFYISENKVILTEGFDGVIPVKYFEKIESWPDRKPIPFST comes from the exons ATGGACAACAACAATCGCAACGTCAGCAGCAGCAGTACCTCCAGAAG TggtggaggaggaagagatTGGGAGGTGAAAAATCATAGTGAAACATCGAAAGGACGCGGAGGCGGCGGAGGTGGTGGCTCCGGCAAAGATAAAATTGACGCACTTGGTAGATTATT GACGCGTATATTGCGCCATATGGCGGGTGAGTTGAGTTTGAATATGCGAAGCGATGGATATGTGAAGGTTAATGATCTATTAAAGCTAAACATAAAGACATTTGCTAATATTCCGTTGAGATCACATACTATTGATGAGATTAAGGAG GCTGTCAGAAAGGATAATAAGCAGCGCTTTGGCCTCTTGGAAGAAAATGGGGAACTTTTGATACGTGCAAACCAAGGCCACACAACAACG ATAGTTGAATCTGAAAGATTGTTGACACCAATCCTTTCATCTGAAGAAGTTCCAG TTTGCGTGCATGGGACCTACAGGAAGAATTTGGAATCGATATTAGGCTCCGGTCTAAAGACCATGAAAAGATTGCATGTTCACTTCTCACGTGGCTTGCCAACAGATGGGCAAGTGATTAGCG GTATGAGGTGCAGTGCTAATGTTTTGATCTATCTCGATGTTAAAAAAGCTTTAGAAG AGGGAATGAAGTTTTACATTTCAGAGAACAAGGTGATCTTGACTGAAGGTTTTGATGGTGTTATTCCAGTCAAGTACTTTGAGAAAATAGAATCATGGCCCGATAGAAAGCCGATACCTTTCTCAACCTAA